In a genomic window of Oncorhynchus kisutch isolate 150728-3 unplaced genomic scaffold, Okis_V2 scaffold4072, whole genome shotgun sequence:
- the LOC116373844 gene encoding oocyte zinc finger protein XlCOF6-like produces MYNTSCGHQDRASPSPSTLPESPGHNSPGSSLLLGLKRVFVRLVDCRKTTGQSGTVREGHEDGDLISSRDTPNRHSLSGRCLSSGHPQPHVADETEKSLSRSEHLKKHQQRCTGKKHHHCCSDCGKSFTNRSDFIIHQRIHTGEKPYCCSQCGKSFAASNTLKSHLRIHTGEKPYPCLDCGKSFSYLGALNIHKLSHTGVKPYSCDQCGKSYTVSDALTIHQCIHTGEKSYICDQCGKGFSQSGPLNSHQRTHTGEKLYSCDQCGKNFALASSLTRHHRTHTGERPYVCLCGKSFALASTLNTHQLTHTGERPYVCLCGKSFALASTLNTHQLTHTGEKPFRCDKCGKSFAIASSLTRHHRTHTREKPFTCVKCGKSFSQSGTLNSHQRTHTGVKPYRCAQCGKSFAQSVHLNIHQRQHTGEKPFSCDQCGKSFAVSEKLTIHQRIHTGEKPYSCDQCGKSFSQSGTLNSHQRTHTGEKPYVCLCRKRFAYVGQLKKHQKTKTCRISSPSYLSPVPVH; encoded by the exons ATGTACAATACTTCCTGTGGTCACCAGGACAGAGCTAGTCCGTCCCCCTCCACCCTGCCGGAGTCCCCTGGTCACAACTCTCCTGGTAGCTCCTTACTGCTGGGTCTCAAGAGGGTGTTTGTGCGGCTGgtcgactgcaggaaaacaacagggcagagtggaactgtgagagaaGGACACGAGGATGGAGATTTGATTTCATCAA GGGACACCCCTAACCGTCATTCTCTCAGTGGCAGGTGCTTATCTTCTGGGCATCCTCAACCACATGTTGCTGACGAGACAGAGAAGAGTCTTTCCAGATCAGAACATCTCAAGAAACATCAGCAGAGGTGTACAGGGAAGAAACATcaccactgctgctctgactgtgggaagagtttcacaaACCGGAGTGACTTCATTATTCACCAGCGGATTCACACCGGAGAGAAACCGTACTGCTGCTcacagtgtgggaagagtttcgcTGCTTCTAACACCTTAAAATCTCACCTGAGAAttcatacaggggagaagccttacccctGCCTTGATTGTGGGAAAAGCTTTTCATATTTGGGAGCCCTAAACATACACAAGCTATCACACACTGGAgtgaagccttatagctgtgatcaatgtgggaagagctaTACTGTATCAGATGCCCTAACTATACACCAgtgcatacacacaggagagaaatcttatatctgtgatcagtgtgggaagggCTTCAGTCAATCAGGGCCCCTAAATTcacaccagcgaacacacactggagagaaactttatagctgtgatcagtgtgggaagaacTTTGCTCTAGCTTCCTCCCTGACTAGACACCatcgaacacacactggagagagaccttatgtctgtctatgtgggaagagctttgctcTAGCTTCCACCCTGAATACACACCAgctaacacacactggagagagaccttatgtctgtctatgtgggaagagctttgctcTAGCTTCCACCCTGAATACACACCAgctaacacacactggagagaagccttttaGATGTGAtaagtgtgggaagagctttgctATAGCTTCCTCCCTGACTAGACACCATCGAACACACACTAGAGAGAAACCTTTTACCTGTGTtaagtgtgggaagagcttcagtcAATCAGGAACACTAAATTcacaccagcgaacacacactggagtGAAACCTTATAGATGTGCTCAGTGTGGCAAGAGCTTTGCTCAATCAGTACACCTGAATATacaccagagacaacacacaggagagaaaccttttagctgtgatcagtgtgggaagagctttgctgTGTCAGAAAAACTTACTATACACCagcgtatacacacaggagagaagccttatagctgtgatcagtgtgggaagagcttcagtcAATCAGGGACCCTAAATTcacaccagcgaacacacactggagagaaaccctatGTTTGTCTATGTAGGAAGCGCTTTGCTTATGTAGGGCAATTGAAAAAACACCAGAAAACAAAAACGTGCCGtatttcctctccctcctatctgTCACCGGTTCCAGTACACTAA